The nucleotide sequence CCACGAAGGTGCCGGCGAGCACCAGGGTCGCCGCCGTCCATCCCGCTCTTCGCCGGTTTGGTGAATACCCCACAGACTGACCTCCTTGGACAGTCCGGTGACCGGGTGAGGTCACCGGTAGCGAGACCCTAGACCCGGGACGCCACCGGGGGGACCCGCCACAAGTCGCCTGCACCCCTTTCGGCCCAACGTTCTCACCGACCGTGCCGGAACGATCACTTGCACACGCGCCGTGAAGGGGGACTTCCTGTCGAATTCGACAGGAAAGCCTAAGAAAACCTTCAGGTTGGGTGGTTACCTTTCAACCATGACGACGCCCCAGGTCACCGCCAGGTCCCCGCTGGCCCTGCTGGCCGCCGTGGCCTCGGTCGCCGGCGGAGCGCTGCTGATCCTGCTCCTGCAGGTCCTCCCCGCCACCAGTGAGATCAGCCCGGTCCGCCGCACCATCAGCGAATACGCGCTCAGCGAGAACAAGTGGATCTTCGACGTCGCGGTCCTGCTGGTCGCGTTCGGCTCGGCGATCGGCTTCGGCGCGCTGATCCGCCGCAAGCACCTTCCCGCGCTGTCCGCGGCATCGGTCTTCTGCGCCCTCTGGACGGTGAGCCTGGTGCTGATCGTGGCGTTCCCCAAGAACAACTGGGCGATCGGGCCGAGCACCGGCGGGACCGTGCACCGGATCGCGAGCGTCGTGGCCTTCGTCTGCCTGCCCTTGGCCGTGTGGTTCGCGGCGAAGGCCGTCTTTCCCTCCTCTCCCGCGCGGCGCGCGGTGACGCGGGTGCTCGCGGTGGCGGCCCTGGCTTGGTTCGGCGTGATCCTCGGGGCGATCGTGGTCTCGATGAACGGCGGCGAGCCCTGGTGGCGGGCGATCCCGCTCGGGCTGGTCGAGCGCGCCATGGCGCTGACCGGGCTGCTCGCCCTGGCGTCGCTGCTCATCCCCGCGCGGGTGGTCACCGCACCGGTGACCGAGCAGGCCGAAGCGCTGGAGACGGCCTCGTGAAAATTCCTTCGGGCGTCCTGTCCATTTGACGGTTTCCCGCTCGTAGTGGTGTCGTGCGGCAAGCAGGCCGCGCGCGAACCAGAACGGGAGAACCACCGTGAAGTACATGCTGCTGATCCAGGCCGCGAGCGGCGACGTCGAGCCCCAGTGCACCTTCGAGGACTGGATGGCCTACGACAAGCAGGTCAAGGACGCCGGGATCTGGTCCGCCGGGGAGTCGCTGGCCGATCTCGTCACCGCGACGACGGTGAAGGTCGATCGCGACGGGAAGCGGACGGTGACCGACGGACCCTACGCCGAGACGCGCGAAGTGCTGGGCGGTTTCTACGTCATCGACGTGCCGGACCTGGACGCCGCGCTCGATTGGGCGGCCCGCTGCCCCGGCGCCCGGGACGGCTCCGTGGTGGTCCGCCCGGTCGCCGACTTCTCCGCCTGACCGTGGACGAGCGGAGCGCCGGACTGGCGTCGGTCGAGGCGGTGTTCCGTGAGGAACGGGGCAGGCTCCTCGCCGCGCTCGTGCGCCGCTTCGGCGACTTGGACCTGGCCGAAGAGGTCACGTCCGAGGCGATCGAAGCGGCGCTGGAGCGCTGGCCGGTGGAGGGCGTCCCGCCGCGGCCGGGCGCGTGGCTGATGACCACCGCGCGGCGCAAGGCCGTCGATCGGCTGCGCCGTGACCAGGCCTACGCCGCCAAGCTCGCGGTCCTGCAGGTGGAAGCCGATCGAGCCGGCCCCGCCCCCGCGGCGGACACCGGTGACGGCCTGCCGGACGAGCGGCTGAGGCTGTTCTTCACCTGCGCCCATCCCGCCCTGCCCGTCGAGGACCGGGGTGCGCTGACGCTGCGGTTCCTCGCCGGGCTGACCACGCCGGAGGTGGCACGGGCCTATCTCGTCCCGGTGCCGACAATGGCGAAACGGATCGTGCGGGCGAAGAAGAAGATCAGCGAGGCCCGGATCCCGTTCCGGGTTCCCGGCGCCGACGAACTACCGGAGCGGCTGCCGGGTGTGCTGCAGGCGGTGTACTCGATCTTCACCGAGGGGTACGCGGCCAGTTCGGGAGCGAGTCTGCAGCGGGCCGACCTGGCCGAGGAGGCCATCCGGCTCGGCCGCATCCTGCGCGGGCTCATGCCCACCGATCAGGAAGTGGCGGGGCTGCTCGCGCTGATGCTGCTCGTCCACGCCCGGCGGGACGCCCGGACCGGGCCGGACGGCGAACCGGTCCTCCTGGCGGACCAGGATCGGAGCCGGTGGAACCGGGAGCTGATCGAAGAAGGCAGTGGGCTGGTGGTCGCCTCGTTGACCGGCGGCCCGCCGGGCCCGTACGGGGTGCAGGCCGCGATCGCGGCACTCCACGACGAAGCGGCCGACGTCGAGACCACCGACTGGCCGCAGATCGTGGCGCTCTACGACGTCCTGATGACCTTGGCTCCCTCCCCCGTCGTCGCGCTCAACCGCGCCGTGGCCGTCGCCCTGCGCGACGGCCCGGCCGCGGGGCTGGCGCTGCTCGACGAACTGAGCGGCGAACCGTTGCTGCGCGGCTATCCTCCTTTCGTGATCGCCCGGGCCGACCTGCTGCGACGACTGGGCCGCGACGACGCGGCGGCCACGGCCTACCGCGAAGCCATCGCGCTCGCCCCCACAGAACCCGAACGCGCACACCTGCGGCGAAGGCTGGCCGCGCTCGAATTCCCAGCGGAGACACGATGACCGCCGAACAACTCGCCCGCGCCTGGGACGAAGCCGCCGACGGATACGAGGCGTACTACGTCCCCCGGTTCGCGCCCTGGGTCTCCGCGGCGGTGCGCGCCCTCCCCACCGGCCTGCCCGGCGGCCCCGTTCTCGTCCCCTGCTGCGGAACCTTTCCGGAACTTGACGAACTCAGCGGTCATCTGCCCGGCCGCGAGATCGTCGGCATCGATCTGTCCGCAGGCATGGCCGCGAGAGCAAGGCGGCGGGCCGCGGGCAATTCACTCGTGCGCGTCGTCGAAGGTGACGCCTCGGAACTCGAACCGGCTTCGGCCGCCGCGGTCGTCTCGGTTTTCGGCCTCCAGCAACTGCCCGAACCCGACGCCGCGCTCCGGTCCTGGGCAAGCGCGCTACGCCCGGGCGGCGTGCTTTCGGTCGTCTACTGGCCGCACAGCACCGAACCGGGCGGGCCGTTCACGGTGCTCTCCGACGTGCTCCGGGAACGTGTCCCCGCGGGCGACCGCTCCTGGGAGGAACGGCTCGTACCCGCGCTGGAGGGTGCCGTACTCGAACGGGACGAGCCCTTGTCGTTCCCGATGGTCCACCCCGACGCGGACACGTTCTTCACCGCGCACACCCGATCGGGGCCGATGCGGCCGCTGGCGGACGCGCGCGGTGAAGACTTCATCGCCGCGCTGCGCGCGGAATTCCGGCGAAGGGCGCCGGAAGGGGAATGGCACCACCGTCCGTCTGCCCGGCATATCGTCGCGCGGGCGGCAGACCGGGCCTGACGTCGCCCTCTTCCGCTTCCTTACGCAAGCGAGCCGTGCAGACCGAAAGGTGCACCACGTTGGCGCGTTTGTGATGGCGGTACACGTGGACATCGGAGGCGAAGCACGCCGCGGCCAGCAACGCCCGCCGCTGCTCGATGCGCTCGTAGCCGACCCCTGCCGGGCAGAACACGGTGACCTCGACTTCGTCACCGCGCGGTTTGGTCCACAGGATCACCGGCAGCTTGCCGTCGAGCGTGCACACCCGGGTACGGGCGAAGCCGGTCCGCAGCCGGTGCTGCACGACGATCGAGCGGAGCCGGTCGCGGACGAATCGCCGCGCCGAGCGCCAGTAGAACAGCCAGTTCGCGACACCGAACAGCACGACCGCGCCCCAGATCGGGCCGACCGCTTGGAAAAGGGAGGTTTGCTCGGCGGCCACGGCCGCCGCGGGAATGGAGCGGACGACACCGGCACCGGCGCAGTCCGGGCAACGGCGTCCTCGTAGGCATGAGGGTCACCCTCGATACTGCGAAGCGCGGATTCGGGTCGGCACACGCGACGCCTAGTCCGGCATTCGTGTGACCCGCAGGCGACCTGGTTCGACTCGGACGCGCTGCGTTACTCCAGATGACGGAAGCATCAGCTCTCCGGGCGCCACCGGGTCTTACCCCGCCCGTCTCCAGACGACTCATGGCATGCAATGACCTGGACGCACAACTCCCGACGGGACGACCGGCACGGCGAGGCACGTGATTGACCGACGTGCCAGTGCGAGCCTATTCTCCTGCTGCACTCTCCCTGTTGTGCTCACCGTTCAGTCACCGACTTACATCGCCTATGCAACGTAGGTAAGCCTGTACTGGTGCCCATATGAACGCTACTTCGACCGGAGGCCAACCGGTCTCGCCTGACGCGGAGACCGTTGCCGCTTGCGCGGTCGGACGTGAGCTGCGGCGGCTGCGCAAGGCCGCGGGCGAAACGCAGGCGGAGACCGCCCGGATCATCGGCGTCACCAGGGCCAACCTGACTCAGTGGGAGCGCGGGAAATATCTGCCGTCGGCGCACAACGCGCGTCAGCTCGACGATCATTTCCGCGCCGCGAACGCGCTATTCACCCTGGTCGAGACCGCCCGTTCACTCCAGGACCACACTCCGCCCGCCCACGGTGACGCCGCCACCGTCGACACTTCGCGGTCACTGCTGCAGGTCTTCCGCACCGTCGGCGCCAAACTCGCCGAGCGCCTGATCCGGGACGAGCACGGAAAACCGCTCGGCTGGCGGCACAACCTGCAGAAGAGCACCGGGCCGAAGGCGCTCAGCACCGCGTACGGGATCAACACCATGCTGCTGGTAGGCGATCCCTACATCGACCTACATACACTCGCCGAGGATCTGTACCGCCTGCAATCGGCAAACGGCTGGCGGGGCCGCGCAGGCGGCAAACGACCGGAGACCACCGCTTCGGTGGTGGACGCGCTTTTCCGCACCAGCACCATGTCCGCCGAAGAGGGGCTGGACCAGATCGAGGGGTCGCTCGACCCGTACAGCAGGACTCGGCCCTACCTGTTGTCCGCCGTGTTGCACACGGCCGTCCGGCTCAGGCCGGACGCCCCGTTGACCGACCGCCTGATCGACGCTCTCCTGGCTGCCCGGCTCGACTTCGACGGCTCACAGCTCTGGCCGGAGAAGAACGAGGCCGGCCTCGTCGCCCCGGAGGTTTCGGTGGTGCACACCGCGCGGTCGGTCGTCGCGCTGCGGGAAGTCCTGCGCAGCCGGGAAGATCGCAACGACGTCCGAGAGGCGGCCGACGAAGCCACACAATGGCTTATCGACCGGTCGCATTCGGACGATGGCGTGGCCGAAGATCTCGAAAGGCCTCGCCCTGACGGGGAAGGAACGACCCGGATCATCATCCGGCACTTCACCGCAGCCTGGGTCGTCCAAGCACTCGCCACCGCCCCCTTCCTGCCACTCCCCCGGCTCAACCGGGCGCTCGGAACCCTTTGGGAGCGCTACGACGCCGAACAGGGACTGTGGGCCTGGGGAAGCGGCGACCTACCCATCTGGCAGACGTTGGACGCCGTCACCGCGCTCCGCGCGGCCGCCTTGGCCGCCACCGGGCCCCCGCTCAGCCCTCCTGGAACTCCAGGTATGAGCCTATGATCGACAAGTCATCATCGTCCGGCTCCAGCGATTCGGCCGAAGTACACGCGTTTGTTCAGGACATCAAAGATTCGCGCCGCGGCGACGGCGTCGTGGACCTGCCCTGGCTCGACCGCGCGGCACGGCGGGTCCAGGACGACCCCGGCACCTTCCTCGCCTGGATGCGAGAGATTCTCCGGAACGAGGAAACCGTACGCGACACCGCGAAGCGCTCCTACTGGCACCCCAATGGGTTCGCCAAAATGGTGCTGCACTCCTCGGCCGATTTCC is from Amycolatopsis lurida and encodes:
- a CDS encoding RNA polymerase sigma factor, with product MDERSAGLASVEAVFREERGRLLAALVRRFGDLDLAEEVTSEAIEAALERWPVEGVPPRPGAWLMTTARRKAVDRLRRDQAYAAKLAVLQVEADRAGPAPAADTGDGLPDERLRLFFTCAHPALPVEDRGALTLRFLAGLTTPEVARAYLVPVPTMAKRIVRAKKKISEARIPFRVPGADELPERLPGVLQAVYSIFTEGYAASSGASLQRADLAEEAIRLGRILRGLMPTDQEVAGLLALMLLVHARRDARTGPDGEPVLLADQDRSRWNRELIEEGSGLVVASLTGGPPGPYGVQAAIAALHDEAADVETTDWPQIVALYDVLMTLAPSPVVALNRAVAVALRDGPAAGLALLDELSGEPLLRGYPPFVIARADLLRRLGRDDAAATAYREAIALAPTEPERAHLRRRLAALEFPAETR
- a CDS encoding helix-turn-helix transcriptional regulator; this encodes MNATSTGGQPVSPDAETVAACAVGRELRRLRKAAGETQAETARIIGVTRANLTQWERGKYLPSAHNARQLDDHFRAANALFTLVETARSLQDHTPPAHGDAATVDTSRSLLQVFRTVGAKLAERLIRDEHGKPLGWRHNLQKSTGPKALSTAYGINTMLLVGDPYIDLHTLAEDLYRLQSANGWRGRAGGKRPETTASVVDALFRTSTMSAEEGLDQIEGSLDPYSRTRPYLLSAVLHTAVRLRPDAPLTDRLIDALLAARLDFDGSQLWPEKNEAGLVAPEVSVVHTARSVVALREVLRSREDRNDVREAADEATQWLIDRSHSDDGVAEDLERPRPDGEGTTRIIIRHFTAAWVVQALATAPFLPLPRLNRALGTLWERYDAEQGLWAWGSGDLPIWQTLDAVTALRAAALAATGPPLSPPGTPGMSL
- a CDS encoding YciI family protein codes for the protein MKYMLLIQAASGDVEPQCTFEDWMAYDKQVKDAGIWSAGESLADLVTATTVKVDRDGKRTVTDGPYAETREVLGGFYVIDVPDLDAALDWAARCPGARDGSVVVRPVADFSA
- a CDS encoding class I SAM-dependent methyltransferase → MTAEQLARAWDEAADGYEAYYVPRFAPWVSAAVRALPTGLPGGPVLVPCCGTFPELDELSGHLPGREIVGIDLSAGMAARARRRAAGNSLVRVVEGDASELEPASAAAVVSVFGLQQLPEPDAALRSWASALRPGGVLSVVYWPHSTEPGGPFTVLSDVLRERVPAGDRSWEERLVPALEGAVLERDEPLSFPMVHPDADTFFTAHTRSGPMRPLADARGEDFIAALRAEFRRRAPEGEWHHRPSARHIVARAADRA
- a CDS encoding DUF998 domain-containing protein, producing MTTPQVTARSPLALLAAVASVAGGALLILLLQVLPATSEISPVRRTISEYALSENKWIFDVAVLLVAFGSAIGFGALIRRKHLPALSAASVFCALWTVSLVLIVAFPKNNWAIGPSTGGTVHRIASVVAFVCLPLAVWFAAKAVFPSSPARRAVTRVLAVAALAWFGVILGAIVVSMNGGEPWWRAIPLGLVERAMALTGLLALASLLIPARVVTAPVTEQAEALETAS